The following are from one region of the Quercus robur chromosome 1, dhQueRobu3.1, whole genome shotgun sequence genome:
- the LOC126713004 gene encoding putative protein TIC 214 N-terminal part has product MILKSFILGNPISLCMKIINSVVVVGLYYGFLTTFSIGPSYLFLLRARVIEEGIEKKVSATTGFITGQLMMFISIYYVPLHPALDRPHTITVLALPYLLFHFFWNNHKHFFDYGSTTRNSMRNLSIQCVFLNNLIFQLFNHFILPSSMLVRLVNISMFRCNNKILFVTSSFVGWLIGHILFMKWVGLVLVWIQQNNSIRFNVLIRSNKYLVSELRNSMARIFSILLFITCVYYLGRVPSPIVTKKLKETEERGESEEETDVEIETTSETKGTKQEQEESTEEDPSLSLFSEEKEDPDKIKMDETEEIRMNGKEKTKDEFHFKETRYKRLGTRLKYHQNFF; this is encoded by the coding sequence ATGattttaaaatcttttatacTAGGTAATCCAATATCCTTATGCATGAAGATAATCAATTCGGTCGTTGTGGTTGGACTCTATTATGGATTTCTGACCACATTTTCCATAGGGCCCTCTTATCTCTTCCTTCTCCGAGCTCGGGTTATAGAAGAAGGAATCGAGAAGAAAGTATCAGCAACAACTGGTTTTATTACGGGACAGCTCATGATGTTCATATCGATCTATTATGTGCCTCTGCATCCAGCATTGGATAGACCTCATACAATAACTGTCCTAGCTCTACCGTATCTTTTGTTTCATTTCTTCTGGAACAATCACAAACACTTTTTTGATTATGGATCTACTACCAGAAATTCAATGCGTAATCTTAGCATTCAATGTGTATTCCTGAATAAtctcatttttcaattattCAACCATTTCATTTTACCAAGTTCAATGTTAGTCAGATTAGTCAACATTTCTATGTTTCGATGCAACAACAAGATATTATTTGTAACAAGTAGTTTTGTTGGTTGGTTAATTGGTCACATTTTATTCATGAAATGGGTTGGATTGGTATTAGTCTGGATACAGCAAAATAATTCTATTAGATTTAATGTACTTATTAGATCTAATAAGTACCTTGTGTCAGAATTGAGAAATTCTATGGCTCGAATCTTTAGTATTCTCTTATTTATTACCTGTGTGTACTATTTAGGCAGAGTACCGTCACCCATTGTTACTAAGAAACTGAAAGAAACGGAAGAAAGGGGAGAAAGTGAGGAAGAAACAGATGTAGAAATAGAAACAACTTCCGAAACGAAGGGGACTAAACAGGAACAAGAGGAATCCACCGAAGAAgatccttctctttctcttttttcggAAGAAAAGGAGGATCcggacaaaataaaaatggatgaAACGGAAGAGATCCGAATGAatggaaaggaaaaaacaaaggaTGAATTCCACTTTAAAGAGACACGCTATAAAAGATTGGGAACTCGTCTTAAATATCATCAgaactttttttaa